One window of the Phoenix dactylifera cultivar Barhee BC4 unplaced genomic scaffold, palm_55x_up_171113_PBpolish2nd_filt_p 000342F, whole genome shotgun sequence genome contains the following:
- the LOC120105681 gene encoding uncharacterized protein LOC120105681, with amino-acid sequence MKRLELSAVWALLAAFKDPLSIPHNGAFTDFEGAFVKGVDSLSWMANNTSKLFPLHSDMPQCWTFFSTAAYGKRNKVPQENIPKVTAEKVKEDLLNDVEFALGLSKGSLQCPFYTRVQLWGAALPTNTPGIPCIFDPHVAGHDIGQFPGLNSEKQVLEPQTWTV; translated from the exons ATGAAG AGACTGGAACTGAGTGCTGTCTGGGCACTTCTTGCAGCATTTAAAGATCCACTTTCAATTCCTCATAATGGAGCTTTTACAGACTTTGAAGGAGCTTTTGTAAAGGGTGTTGATTCTCTTTCATGGATGGCCAACAACACCAGCAAACTTTTTCCTTTACACAGTGACATGCCTCAGTGTTGGACTTTTTTCAGCACGGCTGCTTATGGAAAAAGGAATAAAGTGCCACAG GAGAATATCCCTAAAGTCACAGCAGAAAAAGTAAAGGAGGACTTGCTTAACGATGTAGAATTTGCTCTTGGACTGTCTAAGGGATCACTTCAGTGTCCATTTTATACACGAGTCCAATTATG GGGTGCTGCTCTTCCAACCAACACTCCAGGGATTCCTTGTATCTTCGATCCACATGTTGCTGGTCATGATATTGGTCAGTTTCCTGGTTTGAATTCTGAAAAGCAAGTGCTTGAACCTCAGACATGGACGGTCTGA